AGCTGACAAAGGTCCGCAGATGTGGCGACCCATTCGCCCGATAACTCGTGACCCTTTCGCGGTCTCGGATGCCCGGACTATACCAGACTCGGACTTGGTGTTTGTACCAGTACGATTTCCGGATCACGACACTGAAGCCGTGGAAGTTCGTCCGCCGACGGCTTCGCAGCACAAGTGGTATTTCAAAGACCAACAACAGGTTGATGACGTGCTGTTCTTCAAACAAGTGGACTCAAGCACGAAGCCTGGTGTTCCCAGAAGAGTGCCTCACTGTGCTTTCAAGGATACTGACTTGCCAGAAGGCGCTGGTGAGCCGAGAGCGAGCATTGACGTCAGAGCATTTGTTTTCTATGATGAAGACTAGGTACATGGGGAAGTGTCTTGCAGCTCTGGCACATGAGGACATGCACATCTGAAACAGTCTGTTTGGAGCTTTTGGGATCAAGCCAAGGCCCTTGAGATACTTCTCGCCAGTGCCAAGTGAACGGGCGACGTCGGGTGTAGACTGTTAATCCACATATATTCATTAGCAGCATAGGTGCAGTTGTCCCATTTAGTGTCTGGCTCGGGCGTTCCACTAGGCCAGGTGTTAGTCAAACATATCTTTCGCCGGGTATGGGCTTGAAAATCCCGTCTTACTTTTGGTATGCTGAGCAGTATGTCGTCGTGTTCTTATAGACTGCCGTTTCTCTGTAGCGTTCGGGCGTATTCATGACTCTGTCAAACAATCCATAGGTATCGTACTGAAATACAGTCACATCTCCGTGAGCCTCTCGCAAGTCCTTGACAAATACTCCAAGACGCTCGTTCCAGTCTGCTACCGCGGCTTTCTCAAGAGGAATCCGCTCTCCAGCGGCGCTGGATTGAGTTGTTCTCGGCATCCGCTCAAGCGGCGGTACATTGAGGAACAGGAAGTTCCGAGCACCCGCCTCGTAGACTTCTTCCACCAACTTCTCGTACTTATCAAAGATTATTGGGTGAAGGTCCGTGGAATTGCCATTGGTATAAGACTTTCCAATGTCGTTGATACCGATAAAGAAGCCGAACAGGGTAGACTCGGCATCCCAGGTTTGGTTTGTCCCGGTATAGTTGGGGATGAATCCCTCTTCAACTTGACTCACAACGTCGATGCTGGACGTCACGAGACTGTTGTCGACAGTGGCACCGCTCGCCGCGAAGTTGTAGGTCAATAGTAGAGACGCATTATGTTTGGTGGTCAAGTATTGGATCCAATTTTCTCCATTTGCGCTGGTCGGGCCCGGGTACGTCGGATTCCCAAGGGGATTGGCCATGGAGGGTTGATCGTGGGTGACATAGAATCCAGTCCTGGTATAGGAGTCTCCACTGTATTTCACATCA
The window above is part of the Colletotrichum lupini chromosome 9, complete sequence genome. Proteins encoded here:
- a CDS encoding fungal cellulose binding domain-containing protein, which translates into the protein MILSFYSFPSLLVLGLLATQGITAYPGFAGLKTLFTFGDSYTRTGFYVTHDQPSMANPLGNPTYPGPTSANGENWIQYLTTKHNASLLLTYNFAASGATVDNSLVTSSIDVVSQVEEGFIPNYTGTNQTWDAESTLFGFFIGINDIGKSYTNGNSTDLHPIIFDKYEKLVEEVYEAGARNFLFLNVPPLERMPRTTQSSAAGERIPLEKAAVADWNERLGVFVKDLREAHGDVTVFQYDTYGLFDRVMNTPERYRETAVYKNTTTYCSAYQNGTPEPDTKWDNCTYAANEYMWINSLHPTSPVHLALARSISRALA